From the genome of Mixophyes fleayi isolate aMixFle1 chromosome 2, aMixFle1.hap1, whole genome shotgun sequence, one region includes:
- the INKA2 gene encoding PAK4-inhibitor INKA2 isoform X2 — protein sequence MRDVGEDLQEQMNCMMGALQELKLLQVQTALEQLEISGEQNQLQNIRANHFCRNVREAPEVRQESREQTEKPWAGGRSLDNSSLAGSRGSCAASSLSPVSMPGPKQGHQVLSASGRKMENRHTPSSPILSPVESWPMYEPHFTSSNFQSQHPKEVTNVHSDQEQCTDEFVCDEANDWTSSLMSQSRNRQPLVLGDNIFADLVGNWLDLPEMEKKGEKSENILAVSRSQEIYKKLSLTANFFKKFLRSVRPDRDKLLKEKPGWLHFEDQKPQISKRSKKTSKQKSVFYFPSQVEIKGKVEKPGKCNGKNIEMPKMYAKKEQKQGDPMHIGFDMNTVVWV from the coding sequence ATGAGAGACGTTGGAGAAGATTTGCAGGAGCAGATGAACTGTATGATGGGAGCACTCCAGGAACTGAAACTTCTCCAGGTCCAGACGGCTCTTGAGCAGCTGGAAATTTCAGGGGAGCAAAACCAACTCCAAAATATCAGAGCAAATCACTTTTGCCGTAATGTAAGAGAGGCTCCTGAGGTCAGGCAGGAGTCCAGAGAACAGACTGAGAAGCCATGGGCAGGTGGGAGAAGTCTAGACAACAGCTCGTTGGCTGGCAGCCGAGGGTCATGTGCTGCAAGCTCACTTAGCCCTGTCTCCATGCCAGGCCCAAAACAAGGTCATCAGGTATTGTCAGCTAGCGGAAGAAAGATGGAAAATAGACATACGCCCTCTTCCCCCATCTTATCTCCAGTGGAGAGTTGGCCAATGTATGAACCACACTTCACATCTTCTAACTTTCAGAGCCAGCATCCTAAGGAAGTTACCAATGTTCATTCTGATCAAGAACAATGTACTGACGAGTTTGTATGTGATGAAGCAAATGATTGGACCTCTTCTCTTATGTCCCAGAGCCGAAATCGACAGCCACTTGTCTTGGGTGACAACATCTTTGCAGACCTCGTTGGAAACTGGTTAGATTTGCCTGAGATGGAAAAGAAAGGAGAGAAGTCTGAAAACATTTTAGCTGTTAGCAGATCTCAAGAAATCTACAAAAAGTTATCCCTGACAGCCAACTTTTTCAAAAAGTTCCTAAGAAGTGTACGTCCTGACAGAGATAAGCTTCTAAAGGAGAAGCCTGGGTGGCTACATTTTGAAGATCAAAAACCTCAAATATCCAAGAGGAGCAAGAAGACAAGTAAACAAAAAAGTGTATTCTACTTTCCATCACAAGTTGAAATCAAAGGCAAAGTTGAAAAACCAGGCAAATGTAATGGCAAAAATATTGAAATGCCTAAAATGTATGCCAAGAAAGAGCAGAAACAAGGAGATCCTATGCACATAGGGTTTGATATGAACACAGTGGTCTGGGTTTAA
- the INKA2 gene encoding PAK4-inhibitor INKA2 isoform X1 — MKSMDQYIRRLKQELLSMRDVGEDLQEQMNCMMGALQELKLLQVQTALEQLEISGEQNQLQNIRANHFCRNVREAPEVRQESREQTEKPWAGGRSLDNSSLAGSRGSCAASSLSPVSMPGPKQGHQVLSASGRKMENRHTPSSPILSPVESWPMYEPHFTSSNFQSQHPKEVTNVHSDQEQCTDEFVCDEANDWTSSLMSQSRNRQPLVLGDNIFADLVGNWLDLPEMEKKGEKSENILAVSRSQEIYKKLSLTANFFKKFLRSVRPDRDKLLKEKPGWLHFEDQKPQISKRSKKTSKQKSVFYFPSQVEIKGKVEKPGKCNGKNIEMPKMYAKKEQKQGDPMHIGFDMNTVVWV; from the coding sequence CTGTCAATGAGAGACGTTGGAGAAGATTTGCAGGAGCAGATGAACTGTATGATGGGAGCACTCCAGGAACTGAAACTTCTCCAGGTCCAGACGGCTCTTGAGCAGCTGGAAATTTCAGGGGAGCAAAACCAACTCCAAAATATCAGAGCAAATCACTTTTGCCGTAATGTAAGAGAGGCTCCTGAGGTCAGGCAGGAGTCCAGAGAACAGACTGAGAAGCCATGGGCAGGTGGGAGAAGTCTAGACAACAGCTCGTTGGCTGGCAGCCGAGGGTCATGTGCTGCAAGCTCACTTAGCCCTGTCTCCATGCCAGGCCCAAAACAAGGTCATCAGGTATTGTCAGCTAGCGGAAGAAAGATGGAAAATAGACATACGCCCTCTTCCCCCATCTTATCTCCAGTGGAGAGTTGGCCAATGTATGAACCACACTTCACATCTTCTAACTTTCAGAGCCAGCATCCTAAGGAAGTTACCAATGTTCATTCTGATCAAGAACAATGTACTGACGAGTTTGTATGTGATGAAGCAAATGATTGGACCTCTTCTCTTATGTCCCAGAGCCGAAATCGACAGCCACTTGTCTTGGGTGACAACATCTTTGCAGACCTCGTTGGAAACTGGTTAGATTTGCCTGAGATGGAAAAGAAAGGAGAGAAGTCTGAAAACATTTTAGCTGTTAGCAGATCTCAAGAAATCTACAAAAAGTTATCCCTGACAGCCAACTTTTTCAAAAAGTTCCTAAGAAGTGTACGTCCTGACAGAGATAAGCTTCTAAAGGAGAAGCCTGGGTGGCTACATTTTGAAGATCAAAAACCTCAAATATCCAAGAGGAGCAAGAAGACAAGTAAACAAAAAAGTGTATTCTACTTTCCATCACAAGTTGAAATCAAAGGCAAAGTTGAAAAACCAGGCAAATGTAATGGCAAAAATATTGAAATGCCTAAAATGTATGCCAAGAAAGAGCAGAAACAAGGAGATCCTATGCACATAGGGTTTGATATGAACACAGTGGTCTGGGTTTAA